In the genome of Pelagibacterium nitratireducens, one region contains:
- a CDS encoding ABC transporter ATP-binding protein, which produces MGSITLKNVQKSFGGVTVIPDISLEIEDGQFVVFVGPSGCGKSTLLRLIAGLEDVTSGQILIDGVDMSKEAPAQRKLSMVFQSYALYPHMSVRGNIAFPLKMEKAPKEKIDAAVDNAASILNLTDYLDRKPRQLSGGQRQRVAIGRAIVRQPKAFLFDEPLSNLDAALRVNMRLEISDLHQKLKTTMVYVTHDQVEAMTMADKIVVLHAGRVEQYGSPLELYTKPANKFVAGFIGSPKMNFIEGAEAKKFDAHTIGIRPEHLAVSKEGGIWSGTVKVSEHLGSDTFFHIDVAGIGTLTARAAGDVPFKHGETVTLAPQDGRIYKFDASGNAL; this is translated from the coding sequence ATGGGATCGATCACACTCAAAAACGTTCAAAAGAGCTTCGGCGGCGTCACCGTCATCCCCGACATCTCGCTCGAGATCGAGGACGGCCAGTTCGTGGTCTTCGTCGGCCCCTCGGGCTGCGGAAAATCCACCCTGCTGCGGCTGATCGCCGGGCTTGAGGACGTTACCTCCGGCCAGATCCTCATCGATGGCGTGGATATGTCAAAGGAAGCGCCCGCCCAGCGCAAGCTCTCGATGGTGTTCCAGTCCTACGCGCTCTATCCCCACATGAGCGTGCGCGGCAACATCGCCTTTCCTCTCAAGATGGAAAAGGCGCCCAAGGAAAAGATCGACGCGGCGGTCGACAACGCCGCCTCGATCCTCAATCTCACCGATTATCTCGACAGAAAGCCCCGCCAGCTCTCGGGCGGCCAGCGCCAGCGCGTTGCCATCGGCCGCGCCATCGTGCGCCAGCCCAAGGCCTTCCTGTTCGACGAGCCGCTTTCCAATCTCGACGCCGCCCTGCGGGTCAACATGCGGCTCGAAATTTCCGACCTGCACCAGAAACTCAAGACCACAATGGTCTATGTCACCCACGATCAGGTCGAGGCCATGACCATGGCCGACAAGATCGTCGTTCTGCACGCCGGCCGTGTCGAGCAATACGGCTCTCCGCTCGAACTTTACACAAAACCCGCCAACAAATTCGTCGCCGGGTTCATCGGCAGCCCCAAGATGAATTTCATTGAAGGCGCCGAGGCGAAAAAGTTCGATGCCCACACCATCGGCATCCGCCCCGAACATCTCGCCGTGTCCAAAGAAGGCGGCATCTGGTCGGGTACGGTCAAGGTTTCCGAGCATTTGGGGTCCGATACCTTCTTTCATATCGATGTGGCCGGCATTGGCACTTTGACCGCCCGCGCGGCTGGCGATGTGCCCTTCAAGCACGGCGAAACGGTCACCCTCGCTCCCCAGGATGGCCGCATCTACAAGTTCGACGCGTCGGGCAATGCCCTCTAG